Proteins from a single region of Sphingomonas morindae:
- the rplL gene encoding 50S ribosomal protein L7/L12, translated as MADLQKIVDDLSALTVLEAAELSKMLEEHWGVSAAAAVAVAAPAGAGAGAPAAEEKTEFDVILTGDGGKKINVIKEVRAITGLGLTEAKALVEGAPKPVKEGASKDEAEKIKKQLEDAGATVELK; from the coding sequence ATGGCTGACCTGCAGAAGATCGTCGACGACCTGTCCGCGCTCACCGTCCTCGAGGCCGCCGAGCTCTCGAAGATGCTCGAGGAGCATTGGGGCGTGTCCGCCGCCGCCGCCGTTGCGGTTGCGGCTCCGGCCGGCGCCGGCGCCGGTGCCCCGGCCGCCGAAGAGAAGACCGAGTTCGACGTGATCCTCACCGGCGACGGTGGCAAGAAGATCAACGTGATCAAGGAAGTCCGCGCGATCACCGGTCTCGGCCTGACCGAGGCGAAGGCGCTCGTCGAGGGCGCGCCCAAGCCGGTGAAGGAAGGCGCGTCGAAGGACGAGGCCGAGAAGATCAAGAAGCAGCTCGAGGACGCCGGCGCGACCGTCGAGCTGAAGTAA
- the rpoB gene encoding DNA-directed RNA polymerase subunit beta, whose amino-acid sequence MATKPLPPETSTGSGATKRIRKVFGNIHEVVQMPNLIEVQRESYEQFLRSDPSIGYVSGLEKTLRSVFPIEDFAGTAKLGIEGYELEQPKFDVDECRQRGITFAAPMKVKLSLQSFDVDPETGIKSLIDIKEQDVYMGDMPLMTENGTFIINGTERVIVSQMHRSPGVLFDHDRGKTHASGKYLFAARVIPYRGSWLDFEFDAKDIVNVRIDRKRKLPVTTLLYALGLSGEEILNQFYKTQTYVRGEGGWKVPFVAENWRGQKPMFDVVNAETGEVVFPAGTKISPRAANKAGKDGLATLLIPTEEIFGRYSAYDLINEQTGEIYIEAGDEVTEENLAKLDATGLESLALLDIDHVSTGPWIRNTLKADKVEERDHALSEIYRVMRPGEPPTKETAEALFGGLFFDPERYDLSAVGRVKLNMRLDLDCPDTVTTLRTEDILAVVKTLVDLKDGKGEIDDIDNLGNRRVRSVGELLENQYRVGLLRMERAVKERMSSVDVSTVMPNDLINAKPAVAAVREFFGSSQLSQFMDQTNPLSEVTHKRRVSALGPGGLTRERAGFEVRDVHPTHYGRICPIETPEGPNIGLINSLASFSRVNKYGFIETPYRKVIDGKVSNEVVYLSAMEEAKHTIAQANAELDADGGFVEELISAREGGEFLMAMRDQITLMDVSPKQLVSVAASLIPFLENDDANRALMGSNMQRQAVPLVRAEAPFVGTGMEGTVARDSGAAIGAKRTGIVDQVDAGRIVIRATEDVEPGKSGVDIYTLMKFQRSNQSTCINQRPLVKVGDMVRKGEIIADGPSTEFGELALGRNVLVAFMPWNGYNYEDSILISERIVKDDVFTSIHIDEFEVMARDTKLGPEDITRDIPNVGEEALRNLDEAGIVYIGAEVEPGDILAGKITPKGESPMTPEEKLLRAIFGEKASDVRDTSLRLPPGVSGTVVDVRVFNRHGVDKDERALAIEREEIDRLAKDREDERAILNRATFSRLQPMLAGQIVAAGPKGIRKGAEITNEMLLEVEKRDWWKFAVADDAVQADLEAIKTQYDEAVTVLQKRYEDRVEKLQRGDELPPGVLKMVKVFVAVKRKLQPGDKMAGRHGNKGVISRILPAEDMPFLADGTPVDIVLNPLGVPSRMNVGQIFETHLGWAARGLGKQITEALETWREANPDATGGTAPTPVIERLKDAYGEQYHAEIEARSPDQIVEMAQLLKNGVPMATPVFDGAREADVAAMLRKAGLDESGQVELFDGRTGDAFDRKVTVGYIYMLKLHHLVDDKIHARSIGPYSLVTQQPLGGKAQFGGQRFGEMEVWALQAYGAAYTLQEMLTVKSDDVVGRTKVYEAIVKGDDTFEAGIPESFNVLVKEMRSLGLNVELLNDEDESGLAQAAE is encoded by the coding sequence ATGGCGACCAAGCCCCTTCCCCCCGAGACCAGCACCGGCAGCGGCGCTACCAAGCGCATCCGTAAGGTGTTCGGCAACATCCACGAAGTCGTGCAGATGCCGAACCTTATCGAGGTGCAGCGCGAGAGCTACGAGCAGTTCCTGCGCTCCGATCCCTCGATCGGCTATGTCTCGGGCCTGGAGAAGACGCTGCGCAGCGTGTTCCCGATCGAGGATTTCGCCGGCACCGCCAAGCTGGGCATCGAGGGCTATGAGCTCGAGCAGCCCAAGTTCGACGTGGACGAGTGCCGCCAGCGCGGCATCACCTTCGCCGCGCCGATGAAGGTCAAGCTGTCGCTCCAGTCGTTCGACGTCGATCCCGAGACGGGCATCAAGTCGCTCATCGATATCAAGGAGCAGGACGTCTACATGGGCGACATGCCGCTCATGACGGAGAACGGCACCTTCATCATCAACGGCACCGAGCGCGTGATCGTCAGCCAGATGCACCGGTCGCCGGGCGTGCTGTTCGACCATGATCGCGGCAAGACCCATGCCAGCGGCAAATATCTCTTCGCCGCGCGGGTCATCCCCTATCGCGGCTCCTGGCTCGATTTCGAGTTCGACGCCAAGGACATCGTCAACGTCCGCATCGATCGTAAGCGCAAGCTGCCGGTCACCACGCTGCTCTATGCCCTGGGCCTGAGCGGCGAGGAGATCCTCAACCAATTCTACAAGACGCAGACCTATGTGCGTGGCGAGGGCGGCTGGAAGGTGCCGTTCGTCGCGGAGAATTGGCGCGGCCAGAAGCCGATGTTCGACGTGGTGAACGCGGAGACCGGCGAGGTCGTGTTCCCGGCCGGCACCAAGATCAGCCCGCGCGCCGCCAACAAGGCGGGCAAGGACGGGCTTGCCACGCTGCTGATCCCCACCGAGGAAATCTTCGGCCGCTATTCGGCCTATGATCTCATCAACGAGCAGACCGGCGAGATCTATATCGAGGCCGGCGACGAGGTCACCGAGGAGAATCTCGCCAAGCTCGACGCTACCGGCCTCGAATCGCTGGCGCTGCTCGACATCGACCATGTCTCGACCGGTCCGTGGATCCGCAACACGCTCAAGGCCGACAAGGTCGAGGAGCGCGATCATGCGCTGTCCGAGATTTACCGCGTGATGCGCCCCGGCGAGCCGCCGACGAAGGAGACGGCCGAGGCGCTGTTCGGCGGCCTGTTCTTCGATCCCGAGCGCTACGATCTCTCGGCCGTGGGCCGGGTGAAGCTCAACATGCGCCTCGATCTGGATTGCCCGGATACCGTCACCACGCTCCGCACCGAGGACATTCTCGCGGTGGTGAAGACGCTGGTCGACCTGAAGGACGGCAAGGGCGAGATCGACGATATCGACAATCTCGGCAACCGCCGCGTCCGCTCGGTGGGCGAGCTGCTCGAGAACCAGTATCGCGTCGGCCTGCTCCGCATGGAGCGCGCGGTGAAGGAGCGCATGTCCTCGGTCGACGTGTCGACCGTCATGCCCAACGACCTGATCAACGCCAAGCCGGCGGTGGCGGCGGTGCGCGAGTTCTTCGGCTCGTCGCAGCTCAGCCAGTTCATGGACCAGACCAACCCGCTCTCCGAGGTGACGCACAAGCGTCGCGTCTCGGCGCTCGGGCCGGGCGGCCTCACCCGCGAGCGCGCGGGCTTCGAGGTGCGCGACGTGCATCCGACGCATTATGGCCGGATCTGCCCGATCGAGACGCCCGAAGGCCCGAATATCGGCCTGATCAACTCGCTGGCCAGCTTCAGCCGCGTCAACAAATACGGCTTCATCGAGACGCCGTACCGCAAGGTGATCGACGGCAAGGTCAGCAACGAGGTGGTCTACCTCTCTGCCATGGAAGAGGCCAAGCACACCATCGCCCAGGCCAATGCCGAGCTTGATGCCGATGGCGGCTTTGTCGAGGAGCTGATCTCCGCCCGCGAGGGTGGCGAGTTCCTGATGGCGATGCGCGACCAGATCACGCTGATGGACGTGAGCCCCAAGCAGCTCGTGTCGGTGGCGGCCTCGCTCATTCCCTTCCTCGAGAATGACGACGCCAACCGCGCGCTGATGGGCTCGAACATGCAGCGCCAGGCGGTGCCGCTGGTGCGGGCCGAGGCGCCGTTCGTCGGCACCGGCATGGAAGGCACGGTGGCGCGCGATTCGGGCGCGGCGATCGGCGCCAAGCGCACCGGCATCGTCGACCAGGTGGATGCCGGCCGCATCGTCATCCGCGCGACCGAGGATGTCGAGCCCGGCAAGTCGGGCGTCGACATCTACACGCTGATGAAGTTCCAGCGCTCCAACCAGTCGACCTGCATCAACCAGCGCCCGCTGGTGAAGGTGGGCGACATGGTGCGCAAGGGCGAGATCATCGCCGACGGCCCCTCGACCGAGTTCGGCGAGCTGGCGCTGGGCCGCAATGTGCTCGTCGCCTTCATGCCGTGGAACGGCTATAATTACGAGGACTCGATCCTGATCTCCGAGCGGATCGTGAAGGACGACGTATTTACGTCGATCCATATCGACGAGTTCGAGGTGATGGCCCGCGACACCAAGCTCGGGCCGGAGGACATCACGCGCGACATCCCGAACGTCGGCGAGGAGGCGCTGCGCAACCTCGACGAGGCGGGCATCGTCTATATCGGCGCCGAGGTCGAGCCGGGCGATATCCTCGCCGGCAAGATCACGCCCAAGGGCGAATCGCCGATGACGCCGGAGGAGAAGCTGCTCCGCGCCATCTTCGGCGAAAAGGCGAGCGACGTGCGCGACACCTCGCTGCGGCTGCCGCCGGGCGTGTCCGGCACGGTGGTGGACGTGCGCGTGTTCAATCGCCACGGCGTCGACAAGGACGAGCGTGCGCTCGCGATCGAGCGCGAGGAGATCGATCGCCTCGCCAAGGACCGCGAGGACGAGCGCGCCATCCTCAACCGCGCCACCTTCTCGCGCCTGCAGCCGATGCTGGCGGGGCAGATCGTCGCGGCGGGGCCGAAGGGCATCCGCAAGGGCGCCGAGATCACCAACGAGATGCTGCTCGAGGTCGAGAAGCGCGACTGGTGGAAGTTCGCGGTGGCCGACGATGCGGTGCAGGCCGATCTCGAGGCGATCAAGACCCAGTATGACGAGGCCGTGACCGTTCTCCAGAAGCGGTACGAGGATCGCGTCGAGAAGCTGCAGCGCGGCGACGAGCTGCCGCCCGGCGTGCTCAAGATGGTCAAGGTGTTCGTCGCGGTGAAGCGCAAGCTCCAGCCCGGCGACAAGATGGCCGGCCGCCACGGCAATAAAGGCGTCATCAGCCGGATCCTTCCGGCCGAGGACATGCCCTTCCTCGCCGACGGCACGCCCGTGGACATCGTGCTCAACCCGCTCGGCGTGCCGAGCCGCATGAATGTCGGCCAGATCTTCGAGACGCATCTGGGCTGGGCCGCGCGTGGCCTGGGCAAGCAGATCACCGAGGCGCTGGAGACGTGGCGCGAGGCCAATCCCGACGCCACGGGCGGCACCGCGCCGACCCCGGTGATCGAGCGGCTGAAGGACGCCTATGGCGAGCAATATCACGCCGAGATCGAGGCCCGCAGCCCCGATCAGATCGTCGAGATGGCGCAGCTGCTGAAGAATGGCGTGCCGATGGCGACGCCGGTGTTCGACGGCGCCCGCGAGGCGGATGTGGCGGCGATGCTGCGCAAGGCCGGGCTCGACGAGAGCGGCCAGGTGGAGCTGTTCGACGGCCGCACCGGCGATGCCTTCGATCGCAAGGTGACGGTGGGCTATATCTACATGCTCAAGCTGCACCACCTGGTGGACGACAAGATCCACGCGCGTTCGATCGGGCCGTACAGCCTCGTCACCCAGCAGCCGCTGGGCGGCAAGGCGCAGTTCGGCGGCCAGCGCTTCGGCGAGATGGAGGTGTGGGCGCTCCAGGCCTATGGCGCCGCCTACACGCTGCAGGAGATGCTGACGGTGAAGTCGGACGACGTGGTCGGCCGGACCAAGGTCTATGAGGCGATCGTCAAGGGCGACGACACGTTCGAGGCCGGCATCCCCGAGAGCTTCAACGTGCTCGTGAAGGAAATGCGGAGCCTCGGCCTCAATGTCGAACTGCTGAACGACGAGGACGAGAGCGGGCTGGCCCAGGCCGCGGAATGA
- the rplJ gene encoding 50S ribosomal protein L10 — protein sequence MDRAQKSELVAELNRTFSESGVVVITRNLGLTVAQSTALRAKMREAGASYKVAKNRLARIAAEGTSYAAISDLLTGPTALSTSADPVAAAKAVVDFAKTNDKLEIVGGAMGDTVLDVNGVKALAELPSLDELRAKIVGLVQAPATKVVQIVQAPAGQLARVFAAYAKKDEAA from the coding sequence ATGGATCGAGCTCAGAAGTCCGAGCTGGTCGCCGAACTGAACCGTACCTTCTCCGAGAGCGGCGTGGTGGTCATCACCCGCAATCTCGGGCTCACCGTCGCGCAGTCCACTGCGCTTCGGGCGAAGATGCGCGAAGCCGGCGCCAGCTACAAGGTTGCCAAGAACCGCCTCGCCCGCATCGCCGCCGAGGGCACGTCCTATGCCGCGATCAGCGATCTGCTGACCGGCCCGACCGCGCTCTCGACCTCCGCCGATCCGGTGGCGGCCGCCAAGGCCGTCGTCGATTTCGCGAAGACCAACGACAAGTTGGAAATCGTCGGCGGCGCGATGGGGGATACCGTCCTCGACGTGAACGGCGTGAAGGCGCTTGCCGAACTGCCGTCGCTCGACGAGCTGCGCGCCAAGATCGTGGGCCTCGTGCAGGCCCCCGCGACCAAGGTGGTGCAGATCGTTCAGGCGCCCGCCGGGCAGCTTGCCCGCGTGTTCGCCGCCTACGCGAAGAAGGACGAGGCGGCCTAA
- a CDS encoding polyhydroxyalkanoic acid system family protein, whose protein sequence is MAKPILLEIPHQLGKAEAKRRMDARVDEVGTLVPGGAQVTHHWSGPDSMTVSIAAMGQTVTAEMAVEEALVRVAVTLPLMLGMMAGPITELVRSSTTRLLAP, encoded by the coding sequence ATGGCCAAGCCGATCCTGCTCGAAATCCCGCATCAGCTCGGCAAGGCCGAAGCCAAGCGCCGCATGGACGCGCGCGTCGACGAGGTCGGCACGCTCGTGCCCGGCGGCGCGCAGGTGACGCACCATTGGAGCGGGCCCGACAGCATGACGGTCTCGATCGCCGCCATGGGCCAGACGGTGACGGCCGAGATGGCGGTGGAAGAGGCGCTGGTGCGCGTCGCCGTCACCCTGCCGCTGATGCTGGGCATGATGGCGGGCCCGATCACCGAGCTGGTGCGCAGCAGCACCACCCGGCTGCTCGCCCCCTGA